In Chiroxiphia lanceolata isolate bChiLan1 chromosome 2, bChiLan1.pri, whole genome shotgun sequence, a single genomic region encodes these proteins:
- the SERTM1 gene encoding serine-rich and transmembrane domain-containing protein 1: MSEPDPSSGFVGNMENGTFLELYPTSLSTSVDSSPGRLSNVYVYVSIFLSLLAFLLLLLIIALQRLKNIISSSSSYPEYNSDAGSSFTNLEVCSISSQRSALSNLSS; this comes from the coding sequence ATGTCAGAACCTGACCCTTCATCTGGATTTGTAGGAAACATGGAAAATGGGACTTTTCTGGAGCTGTATCCCACATCTCTTTCAACTTCCGTGGATTCATCACCTGGCCGTTTATCCAATGTTTATGTCTATGTTTCTATATTCCTTAGCCTCttagcttttctccttttgctattgatcATTGCACTTCAGAGGctgaaaaacataatttcttccAGTTCCTCCTACCCAGAATACAATAGTGATGCTGGAAGTTCGTTCACTAATTTAGAGGTTTGTAGTATTTCTTCCCAGCGCTCTGCTCTCTCAAACCTTTCTTCATGA